A single window of Thiomicrorhabdus immobilis DNA harbors:
- a CDS encoding porin, whose amino-acid sequence MKKNIIAFAIASAVAAPVVMADAPVVYGIANMAVQANAFATKNLGSGPQSPGLAVNSVASRVGIKGTEDLGNGLKAIYQMEFNIDLSGNDSKQMNARNSFVGLAGGFGTVLMGTHDTPLNDTPLKMSQPKDLFNDGITDNGNVVKVLASGGEVRADNVIAYVSPSFAGIKLVAAGVSGTADGKGGAEDSELADAYSIAAMYGSTKKGLYLAAAYNGGDGFKDAEEMRLSAQYATGGLVANVMYETQENKGAAVVASAGYKMGNMMPKIKWADTSESKNSGKDGSVTALGLDYSLGKKTTAYIEYTMFDKDFTKGESVESTAVGLMHKF is encoded by the coding sequence ATGAAAAAGAATATTATCGCTTTTGCTATCGCTTCTGCTGTTGCTGCGCCAGTAGTAATGGCTGATGCGCCAGTTGTTTATGGTATTGCTAATATGGCAGTTCAAGCAAATGCTTTTGCAACTAAAAATCTTGGCTCTGGTCCGCAATCTCCTGGTTTAGCGGTAAATTCGGTCGCTTCACGAGTTGGTATTAAAGGTACCGAAGATTTAGGTAACGGGCTTAAAGCTATCTACCAGATGGAATTCAATATTGATCTTTCTGGTAATGATTCTAAACAAATGAATGCTCGTAACTCTTTTGTTGGTTTAGCTGGTGGTTTCGGTACAGTTTTAATGGGTACTCATGATACTCCATTAAATGATACTCCATTAAAAATGTCACAACCTAAAGATCTTTTCAACGATGGTATTACTGATAACGGTAATGTTGTTAAAGTATTAGCATCTGGTGGTGAAGTTCGTGCTGATAACGTAATTGCTTATGTTTCTCCATCTTTTGCTGGAATTAAATTGGTTGCTGCTGGCGTTTCTGGAACTGCTGATGGAAAAGGTGGGGCTGAAGATTCGGAACTAGCTGATGCGTACTCAATTGCGGCAATGTATGGTTCTACAAAAAAAGGTCTTTATCTAGCGGCTGCTTATAATGGTGGTGATGGGTTCAAAGATGCAGAAGAAATGCGTCTTTCTGCGCAGTATGCTACTGGCGGTTTAGTTGCTAACGTAATGTACGAAACCCAAGAAAATAAAGGTGCTGCTGTAGTAGCTTCTGCTGGCTATAAAATGGGTAATATGATGCCTAAAATCAAGTGGGCTGATACTTCTGAGTCTAAAAACTCTGGTAAAGATGGTTCTGTAACTGCTTTAGGTCTTGACTATTCTTTAGGTAAAAAGACTACTGCATATATTGAATATACAATGTTTGATAAAGACTTCACTAAAGGTGAAAGTGTAGAGTCAACAGCTGTTGGTCTTATGCATAAGTTCTAA
- a CDS encoding porin: MKKNIIALAVASAIAAPVAMADAPVVYGIANMAINTVEDSGSNVESVASRLGVKGSEDLGNGLKAIYQMEFNIDLAGNDVKQMNARNSFVGLAGGFGTVLMGTHDTPLKMSQAKDLFNDGLFDNANTDGGALHKGGEVRADNVIAYVSPSFAGIKIVAASVAGTTDGKGGTEDSELADAYSIAAMYGSTKSGLYLAAAYNGGDQFKDAEEMRISAQYATGGLVANAMFQDSEANGSNITASAGYKMGKMMPKIKYSTSDLDNDTNPSTIAVGLNYSLGKKTTAYIEYGSFDTDAGAGDTTTTKSSIGLQHKF, from the coding sequence ATGAAAAAGAATATTATCGCTCTAGCAGTTGCTTCTGCTATCGCTGCTCCAGTTGCTATGGCTGATGCTCCAGTTGTTTATGGTATTGCTAACATGGCAATCAACACTGTTGAAGATTCAGGTTCTAATGTTGAATCAGTAGCTTCACGTTTAGGTGTTAAAGGTTCTGAAGATTTAGGTAACGGTCTTAAAGCGATTTACCAGATGGAATTCAATATCGATTTAGCTGGTAATGATGTTAAGCAAATGAATGCTCGTAACTCTTTTGTTGGTTTAGCTGGTGGTTTCGGTACAGTATTAATGGGTACTCATGATACTCCATTAAAAATGTCTCAGGCTAAAGACCTTTTCAACGACGGTCTTTTCGATAACGCAAACACTGATGGTGGTGCGTTGCATAAAGGTGGTGAAGTTCGTGCAGATAACGTAATCGCATATGTTTCTCCTTCTTTTGCAGGTATTAAAATTGTAGCTGCTTCAGTTGCTGGTACTACTGATGGTAAAGGCGGAACTGAAGATTCTGAACTAGCTGATGCATATTCAATTGCTGCTATGTATGGTTCTACTAAGTCTGGTCTTTATTTAGCTGCGGCTTATAACGGTGGTGATCAGTTTAAAGATGCTGAAGAAATGCGTATTTCTGCACAGTATGCTACTGGTGGTTTAGTTGCTAACGCAATGTTCCAGGATTCTGAAGCTAATGGTTCAAACATCACTGCAAGTGCTGGTTACAAAATGGGTAAAATGATGCCTAAAATCAAGTACTCTACTTCTGACTTAGACAACGATACTAACCCTTCAACTATTGCTGTAGGTCTTAACTATTCTTTAGGTAAGAAGACTACTGCATATATTGAATACGGTTCATTCGATACTGATGCAGGTGCTGGTGATACTACAACGACTAAATCTAGCATTGGTCTACAGCACAAGTTCTAA
- the rpsI gene encoding 30S ribosomal protein S9 produces MATEQYYGTGRRKSSVARVFLKAGSGKMTVNGRDITEYFARETDLMVINQPLEATASLEQFDANITVAGGGTTGQAGAIRHGLSRALVAYEEGNRPALRSRGLLTRDARQVERKKVGLRKARRRPQFSKR; encoded by the coding sequence ATGGCAACAGAACAATACTACGGAACAGGTCGTCGTAAAAGCTCAGTAGCTCGCGTATTCTTGAAAGCGGGTTCAGGTAAGATGACAGTAAACGGTCGTGACATCACTGAGTATTTCGCTCGTGAAACAGACTTAATGGTAATTAACCAGCCTCTAGAAGCAACGGCTAGCCTAGAACAGTTTGATGCAAACATCACTGTTGCAGGTGGTGGTACTACTGGTCAAGCGGGTGCAATTCGTCACGGACTTTCTCGTGCTTTAGTTGCATACGAAGAAGGTAATCGTCCAGCTTTACGCTCACGTGGTTTATTAACTCGTGATGCACGTCAAGTTGAACGTAAAAAAGTTGGTCTACGCAAAGCACGTCGTCGTCCTCAGTTCTCAAAACGTTAA
- the rplM gene encoding 50S ribosomal protein L13, translating to MKTFVAKPAEIKRDWYVVDAEDKTLGRLAAEIALRLRGKHKPEYTPHADCGDYIVVVNAEKIAVTGNKRKDKMYHHHTGFIGHLKSTNFEKLIDKAPNRPLEFAVKGMLPKGPLGRAMFKKLKVYAGTDHPHTAQQPTTLDL from the coding sequence ATGAAAACATTTGTTGCAAAACCAGCTGAAATCAAACGCGACTGGTATGTTGTAGATGCAGAAGATAAGACTTTAGGTCGTTTAGCTGCTGAAATCGCTTTACGTTTACGTGGTAAGCATAAGCCAGAATATACTCCACATGCAGACTGTGGTGACTATATTGTTGTTGTTAACGCAGAAAAAATTGCTGTAACAGGTAATAAGCGTAAAGACAAAATGTATCATCACCATACTGGATTCATTGGTCACTTAAAATCGACTAACTTTGAAAAGTTAATTGATAAAGCGCCTAATCGTCCGCTAGAATTTGCTGTTAAAGGAATGTTGCCAAAAGGACCTTTGGGTCGCGCAATGTTTAAAAAGCTAAAAGTATATGCTGGTACAGATCACCCGCATACTGCTCAGCAGCCAACTACTCTAGACTTGTAA
- a CDS encoding TorF family putative porin, whose translation MKKTFKLKTLALSLAVAGAASVAMVPAAAQAGVSANVGVVTDYIFRGFNQSADGTGQPALQGGLDFETDMGLYAGVWASTMDKEYEYDLYAGWAGTVSDIDLGIAYTNYSYTDKVAYAPGASSFEEINTSIGYGPVTLAVDFDVDPDVTNYIHYAVSYDASAVAEGVSLTYGVTKTDKDGGVKTKDAGYLDVGYATTLDMGVDLTANFIMSDAGADDTSYLVIGMSKSFDLM comes from the coding sequence ATGAAAAAAACATTCAAGTTAAAAACTCTAGCTCTATCTTTGGCGGTTGCTGGTGCGGCTTCAGTTGCAATGGTTCCGGCTGCTGCGCAAGCAGGTGTGTCTGCTAACGTTGGTGTGGTGACGGATTATATTTTCCGTGGTTTTAACCAAAGTGCAGACGGTACTGGTCAGCCTGCGTTGCAAGGTGGTTTGGATTTTGAAACGGATATGGGTTTGTATGCAGGTGTCTGGGCATCAACAATGGATAAGGAATATGAATATGATTTATATGCTGGTTGGGCTGGAACGGTTAGTGATATTGATTTAGGTATTGCTTATACTAACTATAGCTATACTGACAAGGTTGCATATGCTCCGGGTGCGAGTTCATTTGAAGAGATTAATACTTCTATCGGTTATGGTCCAGTTACTTTGGCTGTTGATTTTGATGTGGATCCAGATGTTACAAACTATATCCATTATGCAGTAAGTTATGATGCTTCAGCTGTGGCTGAAGGGGTTTCTCTAACTTATGGTGTGACTAAAACAGATAAGGATGGCGGTGTTAAAACTAAAGATGCAGGTTATTTAGATGTGGGTTATGCAACAACCTTAGATATGGGTGTTGATTTAACAGCTAACTTCATTATGAGTGATGCTGGCGCGGACGATACTTCTTACCTAGTGATTGGTATGTCTAAGTCTTTTGATTTAATGTAG
- a CDS encoding winged helix-turn-helix domain-containing protein, whose translation MSVDKEKLPGEPYSDNIRARFWITGKNAGHIGIGRIELLEKIETYGSMSQAAKSMGMSYKKAWKLVEELNSMYEEPLIVKAQGGKSGGGSVLTPKGKALIKEFRVVEQQLVLVLQQMSKLFD comes from the coding sequence ATGTCTGTAGACAAGGAAAAGCTTCCAGGTGAGCCGTATTCAGATAATATTCGTGCACGTTTTTGGATTACTGGAAAAAACGCCGGGCATATTGGCATTGGAAGAATCGAGCTATTGGAAAAGATCGAGACTTACGGTTCAATGAGTCAGGCGGCTAAAAGTATGGGAATGTCATATAAAAAAGCTTGGAAGCTGGTGGAAGAGTTGAATTCTATGTATGAGGAGCCTCTTATTGTAAAAGCCCAAGGTGGTAAATCAGGTGGCGGTAGTGTTTTGACACCTAAAGGCAAAGCACTGATAAAAGAATTTAGGGTAGTTGAGCAACAGTTAGTGTTAGTTTTACAACAAATGAGTAAACTGTTTGATTGA
- a CDS encoding YgaP family membrane protein: MNVGTLDRIIRIVLGLALIALTYTGIIGAWGYIGIIPLATGILRWCPLYTIIDIQTCPLHETVKRD; encoded by the coding sequence ATGAACGTAGGCACTTTAGATCGTATTATCCGTATTGTTTTAGGATTAGCCTTGATCGCGCTAACCTATACAGGCATCATCGGAGCATGGGGTTATATTGGCATCATACCATTAGCAACAGGCATCCTCAGATGGTGCCCACTTTATACAATCATAGACATACAAACCTGCCCTTTACACGAAACCGTTAAAAGAGATTAG
- a CDS encoding GGDEF domain-containing protein — MSKDAIQNLIKRYHATADDHKAANKVAEQTHKQIKDLQICATPVHYTLMYEAISEIDPYLANEIQKAIANKSYDNSTAESLFIDLISQYVHPGLPPEEVEGLLNALLEEITSWVSQTKSKEELLTSEIEQVSRENLPLHIAERLDKKILPTLQSFFSDTDSLRKQVQNSAIEITQLKNELKQARAVAKTDELTNIPNRRGFNEIILRTVANADAEMSSFAMIMIDIDYFKAINDKFGHLIGDSVLRYLAKQLHEETKGKDSVARIGGEEFVVLLPNTGYDNAMNVANNLRKKIENNKLKVKNHETTLKLTVSAGVSTYQLGESIESLINRTDQALYQAKNSGRNKVCGVC; from the coding sequence ATGTCTAAAGATGCCATCCAGAATCTCATTAAGAGATACCATGCCACAGCAGATGACCATAAAGCTGCCAACAAGGTTGCCGAGCAAACGCACAAGCAAATCAAGGACTTGCAAATCTGTGCGACACCCGTCCATTACACACTGATGTATGAAGCCATCAGTGAAATTGACCCTTACTTAGCCAACGAAATACAAAAAGCCATCGCAAATAAATCTTATGACAACAGTACGGCAGAGTCCCTGTTTATCGATTTAATCTCTCAATATGTGCATCCAGGCCTACCTCCAGAAGAAGTGGAAGGTTTGCTTAACGCTCTTTTAGAAGAAATCACCTCTTGGGTAAGCCAAACAAAATCAAAAGAAGAGTTGCTTACTTCAGAAATAGAACAGGTTAGCCGAGAAAACCTCCCTTTGCATATCGCTGAACGACTAGATAAAAAGATACTACCGACTTTACAAAGTTTTTTTTCCGATACCGACAGCTTAAGAAAACAAGTACAAAATTCAGCGATAGAAATCACCCAGCTTAAAAACGAGTTGAAACAAGCTAGAGCGGTTGCAAAGACAGATGAATTAACCAACATCCCTAATCGACGCGGCTTCAATGAAATCATTTTAAGAACGGTGGCCAATGCCGATGCTGAAATGTCGTCATTTGCAATGATAATGATTGATATCGATTACTTTAAGGCAATCAATGACAAATTTGGGCATTTGATTGGTGACAGTGTTCTGCGCTATCTTGCCAAACAATTGCATGAAGAAACCAAAGGTAAAGACTCTGTTGCTCGTATTGGCGGTGAGGAGTTTGTGGTTTTACTACCCAATACCGGTTATGACAACGCCATGAATGTTGCTAATAACTTACGTAAAAAAATTGAAAACAACAAACTCAAAGTCAAAAATCATGAGACAACATTAAAGCTTACTGTTTCGGCTGGCGTATCGACCTATCAATTAGGAGAATCCATTGAAAGCCTTATCAACCGCACCGACCAAGCCTTGTATCAAG